A single genomic interval of Streptomyces sp. NBC_00663 harbors:
- a CDS encoding class I adenylate-forming enzyme family protein — translation MSSNENYVRRVLEALAPDPDRIALWREDEELTAGEFSRTVLSAAEVLRRHFSEGAIPIVAVLTVTNTPATVILRYAANLAGATVVHLHSTNAVDPTDQLAAAARREILGATRAAFLAVDKENLDLARELCDGLSEPPRLAALGALGPDVLDLSTGDPDVFDLGAVEADPEQPAVVLYTSGTSGKPKGVTLPYRVRSLYLQAGLQSPEPIVYLSTLPVSHSNGSGVDLALASGGTVVLHDRFEPGEVLRAVERHRVSALTVTPPQLYMLVDHPDLATTDRSSIRVISYGGCAASPARLAEAVEAFGPVLLQFYGTTETSGISVLIPPDHFDPELRRTVGRLTAEVRIRDVDDHRDLAVGEVGEVCVRTPFNMLGYWGDPELTAATVRDGWVHTGDLGSVDESGLLRLHGRMGEVMKTNGIKVHPIDVENALLSHPGVAQAAVYCVVDDDRVEHIHAAVVVRPDANSDAEALIGHVAAELSPKHVPALVTFHDTLPLTGAGKPDKQALAASHTGTA, via the coding sequence GTGTCTTCGAACGAGAATTACGTCCGCCGGGTGCTGGAAGCTCTGGCACCCGATCCCGACCGGATCGCGCTGTGGCGGGAAGATGAGGAGCTGACCGCGGGCGAGTTCTCCAGGACGGTTCTCTCGGCGGCGGAAGTCCTGCGTCGGCATTTTTCGGAAGGTGCGATTCCGATTGTGGCGGTGCTGACCGTCACCAATACCCCGGCGACCGTAATTCTCCGCTATGCGGCCAACCTCGCCGGGGCCACCGTGGTGCATCTGCACTCCACGAACGCGGTGGACCCCACCGACCAGCTGGCCGCCGCCGCCCGGCGCGAGATCCTCGGCGCGACCCGGGCGGCGTTCCTCGCCGTCGACAAGGAGAACCTCGACCTGGCCCGCGAGCTGTGCGACGGGCTGTCCGAGCCGCCGCGGCTGGCCGCGCTCGGCGCCCTCGGACCCGATGTCCTGGACCTCTCGACGGGCGACCCGGACGTCTTCGACCTCGGCGCCGTCGAGGCCGACCCCGAGCAGCCGGCCGTGGTGCTCTACACCAGCGGCACCAGCGGCAAGCCCAAGGGCGTCACCCTGCCCTACCGCGTGCGCAGCCTCTACCTCCAGGCGGGCCTCCAGTCCCCGGAACCCATCGTGTACCTGTCGACCCTGCCGGTGAGCCACTCCAACGGCTCCGGCGTCGACCTCGCCCTGGCCTCCGGCGGGACGGTGGTCCTGCACGACAGGTTCGAGCCGGGAGAGGTGCTGCGCGCGGTCGAACGGCACCGCGTCTCCGCGCTCACCGTCACCCCGCCACAGCTGTACATGCTGGTCGACCACCCGGATCTCGCCACCACCGACCGGTCGAGCATCAGGGTCATCTCCTACGGCGGCTGCGCCGCCTCCCCGGCCCGGCTGGCCGAGGCCGTCGAGGCCTTCGGACCGGTGCTTCTGCAGTTCTACGGAACCACCGAGACCAGCGGCATCAGCGTGCTCATCCCGCCGGACCACTTCGACCCCGAACTGCGCCGAACCGTCGGCCGGCTGACCGCCGAGGTGCGCATCCGTGACGTGGACGACCATCGTGACCTCGCCGTCGGCGAGGTCGGCGAGGTGTGTGTGCGCACCCCCTTCAACATGCTCGGCTACTGGGGCGACCCGGAGCTCACCGCGGCGACCGTCCGCGACGGCTGGGTGCACACCGGCGACCTCGGCTCCGTCGACGAGAGCGGTCTGCTGCGTCTGCACGGCCGGATGGGCGAGGTGATGAAGACCAACGGCATCAAGGTCCATCCCATCGATGTGGAGAACGCGCTGCTGAGCCACCCGGGCGTCGCCCAGGCCGCGGTGTACTGCGTGGTGGACGACGACCGGGTGGAGCACATCCACGCCGCCGTCGTGGTCCGGCCGGACGCGAACTCGGACGCCGAGGCCCTGATCGGCCATGTCGCCGCCGAACTGTCGCCGAAGCACGTGCCCGCCCTGGTCACCTTCCACGACACCCTGCCCCTGACCGGTGCGGGCAAGCCGGACAAGCAGGCCCTGGCCGCGTCGCACACCGGCACGGCCTGA
- the hemA gene encoding 5-aminolevulinate synthase: MTTQYLDLFSRLIEGSDGGKREFLEIGRLAGRFPAASVHSSGDADSISVWCSNDYLGMGQHPAVLEAMKEAVDKYGAGAGGSRNIGGTNHYHVLLEKELAALHGKDDALLFTSGYTANDGALSVIAGRMDGCVVFSDALNHASIIDGLRHSRAQKQIFRHNDPAHLEELISAADPGAPKLIVAESVYSMNGDIAPLPELADIAKRHGAMTYLDEVHAVGMYGPEGAGIAAREGIADDFTVIMGTLAKGYGTTGGYIAGPAEVIEAVRMFSRSFIFTTALPPAVAAGALAAVRHLRSSDAERERLWSNAQLMHRQLNERGIPFISDQTHIVSVLVRDEALCKRMSALLLERYGIYVQAINAPSVRVGEEILRVAPGAVHTADDVRGFVDALDRIWDDLGAVRLPGARAVEAK, from the coding sequence GTGACGACCCAATATCTGGACCTCTTTTCCCGCCTCATTGAAGGCTCCGACGGAGGAAAGAGAGAGTTCCTGGAGATCGGACGGCTCGCCGGGAGGTTCCCCGCGGCCAGCGTGCACAGCAGCGGGGACGCGGACAGCATCAGCGTCTGGTGCAGCAACGACTACCTCGGCATGGGCCAGCACCCCGCGGTGCTCGAAGCCATGAAGGAGGCGGTCGACAAGTACGGTGCCGGCGCCGGAGGTTCACGCAACATCGGCGGCACCAACCACTACCACGTGCTGCTGGAGAAGGAGCTCGCCGCGCTCCACGGCAAGGACGACGCCCTGCTGTTCACCTCCGGCTACACCGCCAACGACGGCGCGCTGTCCGTCATCGCCGGCCGGATGGACGGATGCGTGGTCTTCTCCGACGCGCTCAACCACGCCTCCATCATCGACGGCCTGCGCCACAGCCGCGCCCAGAAGCAGATCTTCCGGCACAACGACCCCGCTCACCTGGAAGAACTGATCTCCGCGGCCGACCCGGGGGCACCCAAGCTCATCGTCGCCGAGTCCGTGTACTCGATGAACGGCGACATCGCCCCCCTGCCCGAACTCGCCGACATCGCGAAGCGCCACGGTGCGATGACCTACCTCGACGAGGTGCACGCGGTGGGCATGTACGGCCCCGAGGGCGCCGGAATCGCGGCCCGCGAGGGCATCGCCGATGACTTCACCGTCATCATGGGCACCCTCGCCAAGGGCTACGGCACCACCGGCGGCTACATCGCAGGACCCGCCGAAGTGATCGAGGCGGTACGGATGTTCTCCCGCTCCTTCATCTTCACCACCGCCCTCCCGCCCGCCGTGGCGGCCGGCGCGCTGGCTGCCGTACGGCATCTCCGGTCCTCCGACGCCGAGCGTGAACGGCTGTGGTCAAACGCACAGTTGATGCATCGGCAGCTGAACGAGCGGGGCATTCCCTTCATTTCGGACCAGACGCACATCGTGTCCGTTCTGGTCCGGGACGAGGCCCTGTGCAAGCGGATGTCCGCCCTGCTGCTCGAGCGGTACGGCATCTATGTGCAGGCGATCAACGCCCCGAGCGTCCGGGTCGGCGAGGAGATCCTGCGGGTCGCCCCCGGAGCCGTCCACACCGCCGACGACGTGCGCGGATTCGTCGACGCCCTGGACCGAATCTGGGACGACCTGGGCGCCGTTCGGCTGCCGGGAGCCCGGGCCGTCGAGGCCAAGTGA
- a CDS encoding arylcarboxylate reductase yields the protein MKDVTPLVDEWLAQDIDAWTRRVVRRHFDPDTGSPYWLKRAAELAVDPRDITRYDHLTAFGPMPLGELRTLDPADLVPQAVPRPLAGRVWDSGGTTGSPCRVFYTEPMLLQRAAWRRWVIEREGFEPGRGWLQATPTGPHLIGHGAVDLADLYDGRVYGIDFDPRWVKRLLRAGRLKDAQEYTAHIIDQMASVLESQPVDYLVTTPALLQALIKARPELVARLHGVRLSGTHATPAMRRSFHQALGGGLVTVTYANTFGNTVALPVENDGALMPYLPNYPQVTMAVVDPDDWSEVVPYGEQGQVRLTVLHDDLFLPNILERDLAVRYDTGDAWPCDGVANVRPLQNVRSAPEGIY from the coding sequence GTGAAGGACGTCACCCCCCTCGTCGACGAATGGCTCGCTCAGGACATCGATGCCTGGACGCGCCGAGTGGTCCGCCGTCACTTCGACCCCGACACGGGCAGCCCGTACTGGCTCAAGCGCGCCGCCGAACTCGCCGTCGACCCCAGGGACATCACCCGCTACGACCACCTCACCGCCTTCGGCCCGATGCCGCTCGGCGAACTGCGCACACTCGACCCGGCCGACCTCGTACCCCAGGCCGTACCCCGCCCCCTGGCCGGACGCGTCTGGGACTCCGGCGGCACCACGGGCAGCCCCTGCCGCGTCTTCTACACCGAACCGATGCTCCTCCAGCGCGCCGCCTGGCGCCGCTGGGTCATCGAACGCGAAGGGTTCGAGCCCGGCCGTGGCTGGCTCCAGGCCACCCCCACCGGCCCCCACCTCATCGGACACGGCGCCGTGGACCTCGCGGACCTGTACGACGGCCGCGTCTACGGCATCGACTTCGACCCCCGCTGGGTCAAGCGGCTGCTGCGGGCCGGCAGGCTCAAGGACGCCCAGGAGTACACCGCGCACATCATCGACCAGATGGCCTCCGTGCTGGAGAGCCAGCCCGTCGACTACCTCGTCACCACCCCGGCACTCCTCCAGGCCCTCATCAAGGCCCGGCCCGAACTGGTGGCACGACTGCACGGCGTACGCCTCAGCGGCACCCACGCCACCCCGGCGATGCGCCGCTCCTTCCACCAGGCACTCGGCGGCGGACTCGTCACCGTCACCTATGCCAACACCTTCGGCAACACCGTCGCCCTCCCCGTGGAGAACGACGGGGCGCTGATGCCCTACCTGCCCAACTATCCGCAGGTCACGATGGCGGTGGTCGACCCGGACGACTGGTCCGAGGTCGTCCCCTACGGAGAACAGGGCCAGGTCCGGCTGACCGTCCTGCACGACGACCTCTTCCTGCCGAACATCCTGGAACGCGACCTCGCCGTCCGCTACGACACCGGTGACGCCTGGCCGTGCGACGGCGTCGCCAACGTGCGCCCGCTCCAGAACGTCCGGTCGGCACCGGAAGGCATCTACTAG